Below is a window of Accipiter gentilis chromosome 31, bAccGen1.1, whole genome shotgun sequence DNA.
TCTGACCTTGAAAAAGCTTGAAGGCATCTGCACCAATATGCCTACTCAGCAGCTGACAAGGATCCTTTTAACTGAAGCAAAATCCACTAGGTTATACTCAAGTTGCATTTGCTTTCCAAGAAGAGCCTTTTTCACCACTGACCTTTGTCTTCAAGCACTGCTGTAGGATACCATCCCTGACCAACCACCTCCAAACAGCAGCTTTTACTGAAGAGCCACAATGCTCTGCAAGACCCACATCACCGCCCTCATCTCCTGAAGCACGTCATGCCAACAACGCTGCATGACCCAGCCTGCCTCCAGGCTGCTGAGATGGGCAAGGAGAAATAGATCTAGGGAAAAGCCTGACCTCCAGGAAGGGTAACAGTCTCTCCCCATGGAGCCCTGTGCCCCCAAACCACTGAGGCAGGAGTTTAACGGGCTGCCATCTCTGGGAGAtggtgagaagaaaaggaagcagcCCAATTTCAGGCTAGCAGCCCCATTTGGCCAAATGGACAGGCTCTCTTGAAAGGTTCATGAGGAGCAGAGTCTGCGTGTCAGGAAGGTACAACAGACAAATAAATGCCATCAGCTTGAAAATTAAACAATAAGCCCTACAATGCAATAGGCAAGCACCAGGTATCAAGCACACAGATTATCATCAAGTAACTGGGGGAAAAGTCAGTCATTCAGGTACAAAAGCCCCAAAGAATGTGCATGGGTACTACTGACCCTTTAATATAGTCAGGAAAATTTGTTTCACCTGACACAGGGTGTGAATActtgcgcacacacacatataagaTAAATATCTATATGTTGGCCTACTCAGCCACTCACTGCTTTTACAAGATAGCCTTAATCGCATGTTGCTGAGCCATGagggtgcaaaaaaaaaaaaaaaccaaaccaaaaaaacccccaccaaaccaccaaacaatcCCCACAACAACAAAACTGATATGATTTTTAGTAGCTCCCTTCTCCTAAGCCTCACTTCTCTCATTCCCAGCAAAccagttttgcttttcctttagaAGACCAGAGATGCAGACACTCACCATCCCTTGTCAGGTTCATGCCACCGAACACCAAAGGACCAATGAACTGAGCTTTGATGTCTCCCTCCAAGTAGACGAATATCGTAGGCAGGTTCTTATCAGGGTAGTTGGGAATGCAGGTGGTAGAGATAGCTTTGAGGAATTTCACATCTCTGAACTTTCTTGCAAGCCCGCTCATATGTTGATTTATTAAGGCACAGAGTGGAAttctgtgaagaacagcaacagacacacatcagggaaagaaaaaaaagacgaCAAAGTCGACACTAATCTGCTCCAGAAGAAAGGTCAGAGTAGCATTTATGGGAAGACAAAAGTACCAGAAACAACTCCCAAATACTTTTGTTGTCCAGAATTCTAGCATTCAAAGGAAATCAGCATCACTGGAGGTTTTggtgggtggtggtttttttgttttaagatattAGCAATACAACCCTCTATCCTACAGAGAATTGGTTTATGAAGATATGGTATTTAGAAATTGCATGAGCAAGggcaaaatagaaagaaaagcagctcctGGAAGAAAGTATGCAAATGACGATGAACATCTGTGAGGCAATTAGAGACAATGAACAAAATCAAGTACTTCTAACCCTTTCAGAAAATTCTAGCAACTTACAAGACCTTTTTGACAAGTTTTTCCATCATGCTGACTGGACTGGAAACCTTGTTCACTCCATTTTTATGCCTCTAGAAATCACGCTAAAGACACAGCAGTCCTTCTAATGCACAGCCCCTTGCACTTTATCCAGAACAATTTCCAAAGCTTGGATATTTCAGTGGCAGCAGCTACCTCTGTGGCAGCTGTATGGAACAAGTCACACAGTGCTGTATAGATGTATAAAAAAGCCATTTCGTGGTAACATCATTTTAGAGCTAAGTTCAGCACTCCTGAGTCAACAGTAATGAAACTACTAATAcaagtttttatttcttagaaCTCCAAAATCAGTTCCTTAGTTTCCACCATAACTACACATTTGTCTAGAGTATTTTCAGCTATTGACAGTGAAAGGTTTAAAGGTTAAAAACAAATTCTTACCCTTGTTTGTAGAGGTGCAGGACTACCCATATACCTTTTCCAGCTTTCGTAACCTCTTGAACGTAATCTTTTCCCGAAATCTCCAAAACTTCCCCAAATTTATTCTTCATTTgagctgctttcatttctgctaaCCTTTGCTGCCTGAACAGCAATGAATGGGAAAAAGATCTTGAGAACAGATGCATTTTTGACCAAACAACACTTAAAGGAGCTGCTTGAAACCAAGACTTCAGAGGCACGTTACAAACTTCTTAAAATCccagagcaaaaaaaaacaaGCTGACATAGACAATATATGCTTTTATATTTGCATCCAAGTTACAACCACCAACATGCAAGAAGTACAACTAcgtttcaaaaaatatttttttctcacttctgcccTCAGCAGACATTTCTTCTGCGGATACTACACTACCAAGCTAAATGGCAAAAAAACCAAGAGGTGGTAGAGATAAAGAGATAATGGAAAACCAACACTGTAATTTTGTACATCTGCAGCACCTTAATCTCATTCATGCAAAAACTGAGAAATCTTGGAGGTGATTTTCACAGTGCTCAGAATCCCCAGCCATGCACTCAGCAGGTACACAGTATCTCTGCAAAACTAGGTTGTAGATAAAGGACACTGAATCTAAACCCAGTTGTCCTACTGAAGACACTTAGAAGCTCTACAAGAGACCAGAAAAACAACCTACTTTCCATCATCAGGCCTAACAACATCCGTCCTCTCTTCAACAATACCTAAcagcatataaaagaaaaaaacgtgAATTTTCATTAAAGCCAGATTCTGCATGCTGCTCTGACCTGTACAGTTCAATAGCTCTCTCATCTTCCTCATTAAATTCATCTTCATTCTCTTCTAGCTCTTCCAGAGTCATATCCTCATAAGTTTTCACTAGAATGGAAGAAACATCAAATCAGCAAAAAACCTCATTCCAGGATTAAAACACATCAGCTTTTATCAGTCCAACAGAATTAATTTACTTTGAGGACAGATTAA
It encodes the following:
- the PDCL3 gene encoding phosducin-like protein 3, producing MQDPNKDTEWNDILRKKGILPPKENLEEQERAKEEEQLAILQKSLVKTYEDMTLEELEENEDEFNEEDERAIELYRQQRLAEMKAAQMKNKFGEVLEISGKDYVQEVTKAGKGIWVVLHLYKQGIPLCALINQHMSGLARKFRDVKFLKAISTTCIPNYPDKNLPTIFVYLEGDIKAQFIGPLVFGGMNLTRDELEWKISESGAIKTDLEENPRKQIQDQLMSSIRTCVPARGESDSEDD